One genomic region from Victivallis lenta encodes:
- a CDS encoding GntR family transcriptional regulator codes for MLEILQEKIEQGHYPAGKRLPSERKLAAEFHVPQSQIHKKLQQLVESGLLECFRGNGYFVRQGKPAAEKLYKIALCWERNESNCASEDFYVGLLFNLAPEYAQNITIFNMPEESSKQNELILQLIHEEFEGIFCYPHFVRELLPAFIELKIQGIPLIFWDYSPLPGIFPAVGIDHFHSCMLAAKILAGQNMPVTYLGFQESEQNRLKYLGFHSGCRQFQVTVEKDILLPYRKAFGTEEIGFENELMPGKLYFTSTRLLSSRLIGTMFDRGYLPGKDYRILTVDRIKFMEGSSLQLDSMMRDHTQMMRKLLEEMQHAIHSGIYSCNDWRNPMRYISGSSLAH; via the coding sequence ATGCTGGAAATACTGCAGGAAAAAATTGAACAGGGACATTATCCCGCTGGAAAGCGTCTTCCAAGCGAACGGAAGCTGGCAGCGGAATTCCACGTTCCCCAAAGTCAGATTCACAAGAAGCTTCAGCAGCTGGTCGAAAGCGGCCTGCTTGAATGCTTTCGCGGCAATGGCTATTTTGTGCGCCAGGGGAAACCTGCCGCGGAAAAGCTCTACAAAATCGCATTGTGCTGGGAGCGGAATGAATCCAATTGCGCTTCCGAGGACTTCTATGTAGGGCTGCTTTTCAATCTCGCGCCGGAATATGCGCAGAACATCACAATATTCAATATGCCGGAAGAGTCATCAAAACAGAATGAATTGATTCTGCAATTGATTCATGAGGAGTTTGAGGGTATCTTCTGCTATCCCCACTTTGTACGGGAGCTGCTTCCGGCATTTATTGAATTGAAAATACAGGGAATTCCGCTGATTTTCTGGGACTATTCGCCGTTGCCCGGAATCTTTCCGGCTGTCGGAATTGATCACTTCCACTCCTGCATGCTGGCGGCAAAAATTCTTGCCGGTCAAAATATGCCTGTAACTTATCTCGGTTTTCAGGAATCGGAGCAGAACCGTTTGAAATATCTCGGTTTTCATTCCGGCTGCAGGCAATTTCAGGTTACAGTTGAAAAAGATATTCTCCTGCCCTACCGCAAAGCATTCGGAACAGAGGAAATCGGATTTGAAAACGAGCTGATGCCGGGAAAGCTCTACTTCACCTCAACCCGGCTCCTCTCCTCCAGATTGATCGGAACAATGTTTGACCGGGGATATCTTCCCGGAAAGGATTATCGGATCCTAACCGTTGATCGCATAAAATTTATGGAGGGAAGCTCGTTACAACTTGATTCCATGATGCGTGACCATACGCAAATGATGCGCAAACTGTTGGAAGAAATGCAACACGCCATTCACTCCGGCATTTATTCCTGCAATGATTGGCGCAATCCCATGCGATATATCTCCGGTTCGAGCCTTGCCCATTGA
- a CDS encoding Gfo/Idh/MocA family oxidoreductase — protein MKLSVFTDETGLDLEKAIPLIRKWGLNYVDLRSRIFQRPIEKLTDEQLADVKKLLDANGLKAACIQSSLGKVHLPDKERLKEENEKLDRIIAASQILECNLVRSFFFWQPPDGQEKAGIGELAVRPDVLAQVMELFLPFAEKAQKAGLLFAFENCGCTKEECFRMIEALDVPGWGFAWDPKNSWMHDKAERENDLDAYCRKIAERTNCVHVKSTGSIWFSDNFDPIPYEKIFSVLEEAGFNGPVSLETHNFNPDLANAEACEQVLEVVRKAWPSAAAGAQQERCSLTPAAAVRDYAGNPVRFGVVGLGMGHNRASEMAEIPGIRLVQVCDLREDRRKRTSEALHVPATPDFSEMLGNPEIEAVMIMNETGRHAELALQALNAGKHVLLTKPMEMSLNSCDEMIALAKEKNLLLALDHCRRLRPSVQSLKAAHEAGFFGRPLSASVTLKVNRTMDYFRENGGWRGTRELDGGVLCNQTIHHLDELLFIFGMPEAVRCDTWTQTHEIEMEDLGLAVWKYAGGMIVNICATTSYPQASWYYQMEIHGTKGAYIHREGGAEKKPESLYFQNNNWTKTAPDPRECAWLNSMDNFASALRCGTPLLTTPQEGRNAVRMINAMYESAYEKNGGWMRI, from the coding sequence ATGAAACTATCGGTTTTTACAGATGAAACAGGTCTCGACTTGGAAAAAGCGATTCCGCTGATCAGAAAATGGGGATTGAACTATGTGGATCTGCGCAGCAGAATTTTTCAACGCCCGATAGAAAAGCTCACGGACGAACAACTTGCGGATGTGAAAAAACTGCTTGATGCCAATGGCCTGAAGGCAGCCTGCATTCAATCGTCTCTGGGGAAGGTGCATTTGCCTGACAAAGAGCGCCTGAAGGAAGAAAACGAGAAGCTGGATCGAATCATTGCCGCATCGCAAATTCTGGAGTGCAACCTGGTTCGTTCCTTCTTTTTCTGGCAGCCGCCGGACGGGCAGGAGAAAGCCGGAATTGGCGAACTGGCGGTTCGTCCGGATGTACTGGCGCAGGTAATGGAACTTTTTCTGCCTTTTGCGGAAAAAGCCCAAAAGGCCGGATTGCTTTTCGCATTTGAAAATTGCGGCTGTACCAAGGAAGAGTGTTTCAGGATGATTGAGGCGCTGGATGTCCCCGGCTGGGGATTCGCCTGGGACCCGAAAAACAGCTGGATGCATGATAAGGCGGAGCGGGAAAATGATTTGGATGCATATTGCAGAAAAATAGCGGAACGAACCAACTGCGTACATGTGAAATCGACCGGCAGTATCTGGTTTTCCGATAATTTCGATCCGATTCCTTATGAAAAGATATTCAGTGTGCTGGAAGAAGCCGGATTCAACGGGCCGGTCAGTCTGGAAACACATAACTTCAACCCCGATCTCGCCAATGCGGAAGCGTGCGAGCAGGTGCTCGAAGTTGTCCGGAAGGCGTGGCCGTCCGCGGCGGCGGGGGCTCAGCAGGAACGATGTTCATTGACTCCTGCAGCCGCAGTCCGCGATTATGCCGGAAATCCGGTCCGTTTCGGGGTTGTCGGTCTGGGGATGGGTCATAACCGGGCAAGCGAGATGGCCGAAATTCCCGGAATCCGGCTGGTGCAGGTCTGCGATCTGCGGGAAGATCGCCGCAAACGGACTTCGGAAGCGTTGCACGTACCGGCCACGCCGGATTTTTCGGAAATGCTGGGCAATCCGGAGATAGAAGCGGTCATGATAATGAATGAAACCGGCCGCCATGCGGAGCTGGCGCTTCAGGCGCTGAACGCCGGGAAACACGTTTTGCTGACCAAGCCGATGGAGATGAGCCTGAACAGTTGTGATGAAATGATTGCACTTGCGAAAGAGAAGAACCTTCTGCTGGCGCTGGACCACTGCCGCCGTCTGCGTCCTTCGGTACAGTCGCTCAAGGCGGCGCATGAGGCAGGCTTCTTCGGCCGTCCGCTGAGTGCGTCGGTCACGCTCAAGGTGAACAGGACCATGGACTATTTTCGTGAGAACGGCGGCTGGCGCGGCACCCGCGAACTTGACGGCGGCGTGCTCTGCAACCAGACCATCCACCATCTTGATGAACTGCTTTTCATCTTCGGCATGCCGGAGGCGGTCCGTTGCGACACCTGGACGCAGACCCATGAAATCGAGATGGAGGACCTCGGGCTGGCGGTCTGGAAATATGCCGGCGGCATGATCGTCAACATCTGCGCAACCACCAGCTATCCACAGGCGAGCTGGTACTATCAAATGGAGATTCACGGTACCAAAGGTGCATACATTCACCGCGAGGGAGGCGCGGAGAAAAAACCGGAAAGTCTGTATTTCCAGAACAACAACTGGACAAAAACGGCCCCTGATCCCCGCGAATGCGCGTGGCTGAATTCCATGGATAATTTTGCATCCGCATTGCGATGCGGAACCCCGTTGCTGACTACGCCGCAGGAAGGGAGAAATGCGGTCCGCATGATCAATGCCATGTACGAATCAGCATACGAAAAGAACGGCGGCTGGATGCGTATTTGA
- a CDS encoding GntR family transcriptional regulator, whose protein sequence is MAMLPRQQVADALLHRISTGQLPPGQRLPTELALAAEFSVSRGTVRSALQVLAEQGAVELQRGVGCFVRSTAKTAERNLIMFLHPQTDELTSRMVSGMESRASEFGCELGIGSISAGVESAWQFAAKLKFERVRGIIFIPYIQPNYYDVNSRLLDLFEFCNLRYVVIDTPIACNGVIRGDFVGNDGYTAMRQVVRALIERGHRRIGSIRVFAGVYSSDQRFRGIVDELNAAGLPVSPELHRVIDDVPLPEQGRAQIHDILRLSSPPSAVIASHDLLALNVFDELRRVGRRVPEDLSLFGFDDLYFTAPLEISTVRQPQYAIGRRAVEFLLNPAAARRQEFLPCEVVIRNSVSPYYLIKEA, encoded by the coding sequence ATGGCGATGTTACCCCGGCAGCAGGTGGCGGATGCGCTGCTGCATCGCATTTCCACCGGGCAACTCCCTCCCGGCCAACGGCTGCCGACGGAGCTGGCGCTGGCGGCGGAATTCAGCGTGTCGCGCGGAACTGTGCGCAGCGCGCTTCAGGTGCTGGCGGAGCAGGGGGCGGTCGAGCTTCAGCGCGGCGTCGGCTGCTTTGTCCGCTCGACCGCGAAAACGGCGGAGCGGAATCTGATCATGTTTCTGCACCCGCAGACGGACGAACTCACTTCCCGCATGGTCAGTGGCATGGAGAGCCGCGCCTCCGAATTCGGTTGCGAGCTCGGCATCGGCTCGATTTCCGCCGGAGTCGAATCGGCGTGGCAATTCGCCGCCAAATTGAAGTTTGAACGGGTTCGCGGCATCATTTTCATTCCGTATATCCAGCCGAACTATTATGATGTCAACAGCCGGCTGCTCGATCTCTTTGAATTCTGCAATCTGCGTTATGTGGTGATCGATACGCCGATTGCCTGCAACGGCGTCATCCGCGGCGATTTCGTCGGCAATGATGGTTATACCGCGATGCGGCAGGTGGTCCGGGCCCTGATTGAGCGCGGTCACCGGCGGATTGGCAGCATCCGGGTTTTCGCCGGGGTCTATTCGAGCGACCAGCGTTTCCGGGGTATTGTCGACGAGCTGAATGCCGCCGGTTTGCCGGTTTCTCCGGAGCTCCATCGGGTGATCGATGATGTGCCGTTGCCGGAGCAGGGGCGCGCGCAGATCCACGATATTCTCAGGCTCTCTTCGCCGCCGAGCGCGGTGATCGCCAGCCACGATTTGCTGGCGCTCAATGTATTCGACGAGCTGCGTCGGGTGGGGCGCCGGGTGCCGGAGGATCTGTCACTCTTTGGCTTCGATGATCTTTATTTCACGGCTCCGCTGGAAATCTCCACCGTCCGGCAACCGCAGTACGCCATCGGCCGGCGCGCGGTGGAGTTTCTGCTCAATCCCGCCGCCGCCCGCCGTCAGGAGTTCCTGCCGTGCGAAGTCGTGATCCGCAACAGCGTTTCCCCATATTATCTTATCAAGGAGGCATGA